The Xylophilus rhododendri region GCGCTTGCGGGCGGCCTCGCGGTGCGGCAGCAGGTTGATCAGGATCACTGCAGGAACCTCCGCATCGCCAGGCCGCAGGCCGTCAGATAGGAGGACGCATCACGCAACGTGCGGCTCGATGAGCGCACACCGGCGCCCACCGTCATGCCCTCGAAGGGATTGGCGATGGCGCAGGGGAAACCCGTCTGGGTGGCCACCGACTCCGGCAGGCCCGGCAGCGACGCGGAGCCGCCCGCCAGCAGGACATGGTCGACCCGGTTGTAGGGCGTGCTGGTGAAGAAGAACTGCAGCGCCCGCACGATTTCGCCGGCGGTGTTCTCGACGAAGGGTGCCAGCACGGCGGTGGAATAGTCGTCCGGCAGGTCGGCGTTGCGCTTCTTGATCTCGGCCTCCTCGGCGCTGAAGCCGTACTGGCGCACGATCATCTGGGTGAGCTGGCTGCCGCCGAAGGCCTGGTCGCGCTCGTAGACCACCTCGTCGTTGCGCACCACCTGCAGGCTGCTGCCCACGCCGCCGATCTTGAGCAGGGCGACCATGGAGTCCTGGCCGCTGTGCGGCAGGGTCTCGATCAGGCGGGCGGCGGCCAAGCGGGCGGCATAGGACTCGATGTCCAGGATCACCGGCTTCAGGCCGGCGGCTTCGGCCAGGCCCTGGCGGTCCTGCACCTTCTCCTTGCGGGAGGCGGCGATCAGCACCTCGATGTCCTCGATCGCGCCGGGGCTGGCGCCGACCACGCAGAAATCCAGGCTCACTTCGTCGAGCGAAAAGGGGATGTACTGGCTGGCCTCGGATTCGACCTGCACTTCGAGGTCGTTCTCGTTGAGCCCGCCCGGCAGCACGATCTTCTTGGTGATGACCGCGGAGGACGGCAAGGCCATCGCCACGTTGCGGGTGCGGGTGCCGCTTTTCTTGACCAGGCGGCGCAAGGCCTCGGCCACGTCGTCGAAACGCTCGACGTTGCCGTCGACGATCCAGCCCTTTTCCAGGACTTCGATCGCACAGCGCTCCAGGGTCAAGGTGCCGTCCTTCGCACGGCCCAGCTCCACCAGCTTGATGCTGGACGAGCTGATGTCTATGCCCAGGAGCGGCGCGGCCTGGCGGCTAAAGGGCAAAGCCAGCGAAATCAATGAGGCACCTTGCTCAACATTTTTATGAAACAAAACGCTAACGGTACGCCGCATCCTATCAGCACCGTCAGACACCATGACCAATTCGCCACCGCGCATCCGGAGAACGCGCGGCGCCAAAACAACATCGGCGCGGGCGGTTTGCGGCGGAAGTGCTCGCCCACGCCTGACAGTTGCTGACATCCCTCCCACAGTTCCGACGAATCGCCGCCTCCCCGGATTTCTATAATGCCGGGTTACCCAACGCGAGACGCCATGGCCACCGAACCCCGCGAGCCCCGCGAAACCTCCCCCGGCCGCAAGGCCAGCAAGCCCCCTGCTCCCCGCTCCTGGTGGTACTGGCCGCTGCGTGTGCTGCTCGGCTGCGTCGGCCTGGCCGTGGCGCTGGTGCTGGCCGCGACACTGACGGTGGGCGTGGCCCTGGCCGTGGCCTATCCCAACCTGCCCGACATCTCCGACCTGGCCGACTACCGGCCCAAGCTGCCGCTGCGTGTGTTCTCCACCGAAGGCGCGCTGCTCGGCGAGTTCGGCGAGGAGCGGCGCAACCTCACGCCGATCGCCGACATCCCGCAGGTGATGAAGAACGCCGTGCTGGCGGCGGAAGACGCGCGTTTCTACAACCACGGCGGCGTCGATTACGTGGGCGTGCTGCGCGCCGGCCTGGCCAACGTGAACCGGGCCAAGAGCCAGGGCGCCTCCACCATCACCATGCAGGTGGCGCGCAACGTCTATCTCTCTTCCGAGAAAACCTTCACCCGCAAGATCTACGAGCTGCTGCTCACGCTCAAGCTGGAACACATGCTCTCGAAGGACCAGATCCTCGAGATCTACATGAACCAGATCTACCTGGGCAACCGCGCCTACGGCTTCGCCGCCGCCTGCGAGGCCTATTTCGGCAAACCGCTGCAGAAGATCACCATCGCCGAGGCCGCCATGCTGGCGGGCCTGCCCAAGGCGCCCACCGCCAACAACCCGATCAACAACCCGCGCCGCGCCCGCGCCCGGCAGCTCTACATCATCGACCGCATGGCCGAGAACGGCTTCATCGACCGCGACGACGCCGCCACCGCCAAGGCCGAGGAACTGCACCTGCGCAACGCCAGCGACAACAACCGGGTGCATGCCGAGTACATCGCCGAGATGGTGCGCCAGATGGTGTTCAACCAGTACGGCAACGATGCCTACACCCGCGGCCTGAACGTCTACACCACCGTCAGCGCCGGCGACCAGGAGGCCGCGTACAAGGCGCTGCGCAAGGGCCTGATGGACTACGAACGCCGCCAGATCTACCGCGGCCCCGAGCAGTTCATCGACCTGCCCTCCGACCCCAAGGAAGTCGACGAGGCGGTGGACGACGCCCTGGCCGACCATCCCGACAACGGCGACGTGCTTTCGGCCGTGGTGCTCGATGCCGGCCCCAAGCGGGTGGTGGCGGTGCGTGCCGACGGCGACCGGGTGGAGATCACCGGCGATGGCCTCAAACCCGCCCAGTCGGGCCTCAGCGACAAGGCCGGCCCCAACATCCGCATCCGCCGCGGCGCGGTGATCCGGGTGGTGCGCACGCCCAAGGGCAGCTTCGAGATCACCCAGATCCCCGAGATCGAAGGCGCCTTCGTGGCGCTGGATCCACGCAGCGGCGCGCTCAAGGCCCTGGTCGGCGGTTTCGACTTCGGCAAGAACAAGTTCAACCACGTGACCCAGGCCTGGCGCCAGCCGGGCTCCAGCTTCAAGCCCTTCATCTACTCGGCCTCGCTGGAAAAGGGCTTCACGCCGGCCACCGTCATCAACGACGCGCCGCTGTACTTCGACGCCGGCACCACCGGCGGCCAGCCCTGGGAGCCGAAGAACTACGGCGGCGGCTACGACGGCCCGATGACCATGCGCCACGCGCTGGAGAAGTCCAAGAACCTGGTCTCGATCCGCATCCTGCAGTCCATCGGCACCAAGTACGCACAGGACTGGATCACCCGTTTCGGCTTCGACAAGGAAAAGCACCCCGCCTACCTGCCGATGGCGCTGGGCGCCGGCTCGGTCACGCCGATGCAGATGGCCGCGGCCTATTCGGTGTTCGCCAACGGCGGCCACCGGCTCAACCCCTGGCTGATCGCCAAGGTGGTCGACCAGAAGGGCCGCGTGCTGCTGGAAACCCGGCCGCCTGCGCTCGACGCCAGCAACCAGGTGATCGAGCCGCGCAACGCCTTCATCATCGACAGCCTGCTGAACTCCGTGGCCCGCGTGGGCACGGCCGCACGCACCCAGGCCATGCTGAAGCGCCCGGACATCTACGGCAAGACCGGCACCACCAACGATTCCATGGACGCCTGGTTCGCTGGCTTCCAGCCCACCCTGGCGGCCATCAGCTGGATCGGCTACGACACGCCGCGCAACATGGGCGACCGCGAAACCGGCGGCGGCCTGAGCCTGCCGGTGTGGGTCAACTTCATGGAATATGCGCTGCAGGGCGTGCCGGTGCAGGAATACCAGCCCCCGGCCGGCGTGGTGAACAACGGCGGCGAATGGTTCTACGAGGAATACGCGCGCAACGGCGGCATTCCGAGCCTGGGCGGCGATCCGGGTGCTGCGCCGACCGGCGCCACGCCGGATGCCGCGGTGCCGGCCGCGCCGCCGGCCACCGAAGAGCGCAACAAGATCCTCGACCTGTTCCGCTGAACGGCGTCTAGAAGGCCAGGCTCAGTCCCGACTGGGCGCTGGCCTCGCGGCTCAGGATCTGCAGCATCTCGCCCTGGCCCTTGGTGTCGGTCCAGGCGCCTTCCTGCCATTTGAAGTGGTAGCCGCCGGACTTGGCCGCCAGCCACATCTCGTGCAGCGGCTTCTGCTGGTTCAGCACGATCTGGCTGCCGTTGGCAAAGGACAGGGTCACCATGCCGCCGGCGCGCTGGGCGTCGATGTCGGCATCGGTCTCGTCGTTGAAGCGGTCGCAGCTGGCCTCGACATGCCTCAGCAACAGCTCGGCAAGGTTCAGGAACTCGAGGTCGGTCATTACTACAATCTGCTGATGTTGAAAGTGCCGCAAATTCTAGTCAGGGCCATCACCCTTGTCGGCGGGGTGGCTGTATTGGCGGCCTGCGGACAGAAGGGCCCGCTGGTCCTGCCGACCGAAGTGGCCGCGCGGCAGCGCGCCACGATGGTCCAGACCCTCAAGCCCGACTGGGCACGCAGCCGCGATACGGGCGCGGGCAAACCGGCGGCGGCCGCCGCCGCACCGGCCGAGCCGGAAGCCAACGTCACGCCGCCGACCCCCACCGACCTGGTGCCCGAATCCTTGATGACGCAATAAGACCGGCCCGGCCGGCACGATCGAGGCGATCGTGTTCTTTCGACCCCTTCTTCTTTTCACGCCATGATCCCCTCCCCCCTGCCGGGCGCGCCGCAGCTCGCCTACCGTGACGACGCTCTGCACCTGGAAGACGTCGCCCTGGCCGATCTGGCCCGCAGCCACGGCACGCCCCTCTACGTGTATTCCAAGGCCGCGATGCTGGGAGCGCTGGCCGCCTACCAGCGCGGCTTCGCGGGCCGCGAGGTGCAGATCTGCTACGCCATGAAGGCCAACTCGACCCTGGGCGTGCTGCAGCTGTTCGCCCGCGCCGGCTGCGGCTTCGACATCGTCTCCGGCGGCGAACTGCGCCGGGTGCTGGCCGCGGGCGGCGAGGCGGCCAAGGTGATCTTTTCCGGCGTCGGCAAGACGCAAGCCGAAATGCGCGAGGCGCTGGCCGCCGGCATCGGCTGCTTCAACGTGGAGAGCGAGGCCGAGATCGACGTGCTCGACGCCGTCGCCCGCGAGATGGGCGCGGTCGCGCCGATCAGCATCCGGGTCAATCCCAACGTCGATCCCAAGACGCATCCCTACATCTCCACCGGCCTGAAGGGCAACAAGTTCGGCGTGGCGCACGAACGCGCGGTGGCGGTCTACCAGCATGCGGCCGCACTGCCCGGCCTGCGGGTGCTGGGCATCGACTGCCACATCGGCTCGCAGATCACCGAGGAGACGCCCTACCTCGACGCCATGGACCGGGTGCTCG contains the following coding sequences:
- a CDS encoding pilus assembly protein PilM, with translation MRRTVSVLFHKNVEQGASLISLALPFSRQAAPLLGIDISSSSIKLVELGRAKDGTLTLERCAIEVLEKGWIVDGNVERFDDVAEALRRLVKKSGTRTRNVAMALPSSAVITKKIVLPGGLNENDLEVQVESEASQYIPFSLDEVSLDFCVVGASPGAIEDIEVLIAASRKEKVQDRQGLAEAAGLKPVILDIESYAARLAAARLIETLPHSGQDSMVALLKIGGVGSSLQVVRNDEVVYERDQAFGGSQLTQMIVRQYGFSAEEAEIKKRNADLPDDYSTAVLAPFVENTAGEIVRALQFFFTSTPYNRVDHVLLAGGSASLPGLPESVATQTGFPCAIANPFEGMTVGAGVRSSSRTLRDASSYLTACGLAMRRFLQ
- a CDS encoding penicillin-binding protein 1A; this encodes MATEPREPRETSPGRKASKPPAPRSWWYWPLRVLLGCVGLAVALVLAATLTVGVALAVAYPNLPDISDLADYRPKLPLRVFSTEGALLGEFGEERRNLTPIADIPQVMKNAVLAAEDARFYNHGGVDYVGVLRAGLANVNRAKSQGASTITMQVARNVYLSSEKTFTRKIYELLLTLKLEHMLSKDQILEIYMNQIYLGNRAYGFAAACEAYFGKPLQKITIAEAAMLAGLPKAPTANNPINNPRRARARQLYIIDRMAENGFIDRDDAATAKAEELHLRNASDNNRVHAEYIAEMVRQMVFNQYGNDAYTRGLNVYTTVSAGDQEAAYKALRKGLMDYERRQIYRGPEQFIDLPSDPKEVDEAVDDALADHPDNGDVLSAVVLDAGPKRVVAVRADGDRVEITGDGLKPAQSGLSDKAGPNIRIRRGAVIRVVRTPKGSFEITQIPEIEGAFVALDPRSGALKALVGGFDFGKNKFNHVTQAWRQPGSSFKPFIYSASLEKGFTPATVINDAPLYFDAGTTGGQPWEPKNYGGGYDGPMTMRHALEKSKNLVSIRILQSIGTKYAQDWITRFGFDKEKHPAYLPMALGAGSVTPMQMAAAYSVFANGGHRLNPWLIAKVVDQKGRVLLETRPPALDASNQVIEPRNAFIIDSLLNSVARVGTAARTQAMLKRPDIYGKTGTTNDSMDAWFAGFQPTLAAISWIGYDTPRNMGDRETGGGLSLPVWVNFMEYALQGVPVQEYQPPAGVVNNGGEWFYEEYARNGGIPSLGGDPGAAPTGATPDAAVPAAPPATEERNKILDLFR
- the cyaY gene encoding iron donor protein CyaY, whose product is MTDLEFLNLAELLLRHVEASCDRFNDETDADIDAQRAGGMVTLSFANGSQIVLNQQKPLHEMWLAAKSGGYHFKWQEGAWTDTKGQGEMLQILSREASAQSGLSLAF
- the lptM gene encoding LPS translocon maturation chaperone LptM; this encodes MPQQQLGKVQELEVGHYYNLLMLKVPQILVRAITLVGGVAVLAACGQKGPLVLPTEVAARQRATMVQTLKPDWARSRDTGAGKPAAAAAAPAEPEANVTPPTPTDLVPESLMTQ
- the lysA gene encoding diaminopimelate decarboxylase, which translates into the protein MIPSPLPGAPQLAYRDDALHLEDVALADLARSHGTPLYVYSKAAMLGALAAYQRGFAGREVQICYAMKANSTLGVLQLFARAGCGFDIVSGGELRRVLAAGGEAAKVIFSGVGKTQAEMREALAAGIGCFNVESEAEIDVLDAVAREMGAVAPISIRVNPNVDPKTHPYISTGLKGNKFGVAHERAVAVYQHAAALPGLRVLGIDCHIGSQITEETPYLDAMDRVLDLVAAIEAQGIRLHHIDFGGGLGIDYQGDTPPAADALWTRLLARLDARGYGQRKLLIEPGRSLVGNAGVCLTEVLYNKPGESKNFCIVDAAMNDLPRPAMYQAYHAIVPLRLPAAGAATTTVDVVGPVCESGDWLGRDRVLSVRPGDHLAVLSAGAYCMSMASNYNSRGRGAEVLVDGAVAHLIRQRETSEDQMRGERLPD